A window of the Schistocerca nitens isolate TAMUIC-IGC-003100 chromosome 5, iqSchNite1.1, whole genome shotgun sequence genome harbors these coding sequences:
- the LOC126259617 gene encoding uncharacterized protein LOC126259617 encodes MSEPAVPLDSKGKQLALNGKTNSSPSTEKQTARPQRKNKQLALNGKTNSSPSTEKQTARPQRKNKQLALNGKTNSSPSTAKQTARPQRQNKQLALNGKTNSSPSTAKQTARPQRQNKQLALNGKTNSSPSTAKQTARPQRQNKQLALNGKTNSSPSTAKQTARPQRQNKQLALNGKTNSSPSTAKQTARPQRQNKQLALNGKTNSSPSTAKQTARPQRQNKQLALNGKTNSSPSTAKQTARPQRQNKQLALNGKTNSSPSTAKQTARPQRQNKQLALNGKTNSSPSTAKQTARPQRQNKQLALNGKTNSSPSTAKQTARPQRQNKQLALNGKTNSSPSTAKQTARPQRQNKQLALNGKTNSSPSTAKQTARPQRKNKQLALNGKTNSSPSTAKQTARPQRQNKQLALNGKTNSSPSTAKQTARPQRQNKQLALNGKTNSSPSTAKQTARPQRQNKQLALNGKTNNSSSTAKQTTHPQRQNKQLILNGKKKQLTLNGKTNNSPSTEKQTTHPQRKNKQLTLNGKTNNSPSTAKKPTHPQR; translated from the coding sequence CAAAGGAAAACAGCTCGCCCTCAACGGAAAAACAAACAGCTCGCCCTCAACGGAAAAACAAACAGCTCGCCCTCAACGGAAAAACAAACAGCTCGCCCTCAACGGAAAAACAAACAGCTCGCCCTCAACGGAAAAACAAACAGCTCGCCCTCAACGGAAAAACAAACAGCTCGCCCTCAACGGAAAAACAAACAGCTCGCCCTCAACGGCAAAACAAACAGCTCGCCCTCAACGGCAAAACAAACAGCTCGCCCTCAACGGCAAAACAAACAGCTCGCCCTCAACGGCAAAACAAACAGCTCGCCCTCAACGGCAAAACAAACAGCTCGCCCTCAACGGCAAAACAAACAGCTCGCCCTCAACGGCAAAACAAACAGCTCGCCCTCAACGGCAAAACAAACAGCTCGCCCTCAACGGCAAAACAAACAGCTCGCCCTCAACGGCAAAACAAACAGCTCGCCCTCAACGGCAAAACAAACAGCTCGCCCTCAACGGCAAAACAAACAGCTCGCCCTCAACGGCAAAACAAACAGCTCGCCCTCAACGGCAAAACAAACAGCTCGCCCTCAACGGCAAAACAAACAGCTCGCCCTCAACGGCAAAACAAACAGCTCGCCCTCAACGGCAAAACAAACAGCTCGCCCTCAACGGCAAAACAAACAGCTCGCCCTCAACGGCAAAACAAACAGCTCGCCCTCAACGGCAAAACAAACAGCTCGCCCTCAACGGCAAAACAAACAGCTCGCCCTCAACGGCAAAACAAACAGCTCGCCCTCAACGGCAAAACAAACAGCTCGCCCTCAACGGCAAAACAAACAGCTCGCCCTCAACGGCAAAACAAACAGCTCGCCCTCAACGGCAAAACAAACAGCTCGCCCTCAACGGCAAAACAAACAGCTCGCCCTCAACGGCAAAACAAACAGCTCGCCCTCAACGGCAAAACAAACAGCTCGCCCTCAACGGCAAAACAAACAGCTCGCCCTCAACGGCAAAACAAACAGCTCGCCCTCAACGGCAAAACAAACAGCTCGCCCTCAACGGCAAAACAAACAGCTCGCCCTCAACGGCAAAACAAACAGCTCGCCCTCAACGGAAAAACAAACAGCTCGCCCTCAACGGCAAAACAAACAGCTCGCCCTCAACGGCAAAACAAACAGCTCGCCCTCAACGGCAAAACAAACAGCTCGCCCTCAACGGCAAAACAAACAGCTCGCCCTCAACGGCAAAACAAACAGCTCGCCCTCAACGGCAAAACAAACAGCTCGCCCTCAACGGCAAAACAAACAGCTCGCCCTCAACGGCAAAACAAACAGCTCGCCCTCAAcggcaaaacaaacaactcgcccTCAACGGCAAAACAAACAACTCATCCTCAACGGCAAAACAAACAACTCATCCTCAACGGCAAAACAAACAACTCATCCTCAACGGCAAAAAAAAACAACTCACCCTCAACGGAAAAACAAACAACTCACCCTCAACGGAAAAGCAAACAACTCACCCTCAACGGAAAAACAAACAACTCACCCTCAACGGAAAAACAAACAACTCACCCTCAACAGCAAAAAAACCAACTCACCCACAACGGTAA